The following proteins are co-located in the Clostridia bacterium genome:
- the ilvC gene encoding ketol-acid reductoisomerase, whose protein sequence is MAVMYYDQDADLGILKDRRIAVLGYGSQGHAQAQNLRDSGLDVVVGELPGSEPWRQAEKDGFTVLSAAEACAQAQLIQVLVPDDVQPRVYREAIAPHLTPGKAMMFSHGFNIHYRQIVPPSEIDVIMVAPKGPGHLVRRVFTEGRGVPSLVAVYQDYTGQAKALALAYAKGIGATRAGVIETTFKEETETDLFGEQAVLCGGVTALIKAGFETLVEAGYQPEIAYFECLHELKLIVDLIYEGGMSWMRYSISDTAQYGDLTRGPRIIDEHVRAEMRRILEEIQNGSFAREWILENQAQRPVFNALNEREKQHLIEQVGQRLRSMMSWLKA, encoded by the coding sequence ATGGCGGTTATGTATTACGACCAGGATGCCGATCTTGGGATACTAAAAGACCGGCGCATTGCGGTTCTGGGCTACGGGAGCCAGGGACACGCCCAGGCCCAGAATCTGCGCGACAGCGGTCTGGACGTGGTGGTGGGGGAACTGCCCGGCAGCGAGCCCTGGCGGCAGGCGGAGAAGGACGGCTTCACGGTGCTGTCGGCGGCCGAGGCCTGCGCCCAGGCCCAGCTCATCCAGGTACTGGTGCCGGATGACGTCCAGCCTCGCGTTTACCGGGAGGCCATCGCCCCTCACCTTACCCCGGGCAAGGCGATGATGTTCTCCCACGGCTTTAACATCCATTACCGGCAGATCGTTCCTCCTTCGGAGATCGACGTGATCATGGTGGCTCCCAAGGGGCCGGGTCATCTGGTGCGGCGGGTCTTTACCGAGGGCCGGGGCGTCCCTTCGCTGGTGGCGGTTTATCAGGATTACACCGGCCAGGCCAAGGCCCTGGCGCTGGCCTACGCCAAGGGAATAGGCGCCACCCGCGCGGGCGTGATCGAAACCACCTTTAAGGAGGAAACCGAAACCGATCTCTTCGGCGAGCAGGCGGTGCTCTGCGGCGGGGTGACAGCGCTGATCAAAGCCGGCTTCGAGACCCTGGTGGAGGCCGGCTACCAGCCGGAAATCGCCTACTTCGAGTGCCTGCACGAGCTTAAGCTCATCGTGGACCTGATCTACGAGGGCGGCATGAGCTGGATGCGCTATTCCATCAGCGATACCGCCCAGTACGGCGACCTCACCCGGGGCCCGCGGATCATCGACGAGCACGTGCGGGCGGAAATGCGGCGGATTCTGGAAGAGATCCAGAACGGCAGCTTTGCCCGGGAGTGGATACTGGAGAACCAGGCGCAGCGTCCGGTCTTCAACGCCCTGAACGAGAGGGAGAAACAGCACCTCATCGAGCAGGTGGGGCAGAGGCTGCGGAGCATGATGTCCTGGCTCAAGGCTTAG
- a CDS encoding ATP-binding cassette domain-containing protein — translation MLTVKLRKKLPDFTLEVELEWEGGVLAVVGPSGAGKTTLLDCLAGLQLPDEGRIVLDGRVWFDSQRRINLPPQKRRIGYVFQDYALFPHLTVRENVAYGLRRYRGGLRRHRPGVAEVLEALRLTHLQDRYPALLSGGERQRVALARALAAGPELVLLDEPWCALDEETRGAVRAEVVGLQRRWRVPFILVTHDREEAETLGDAILHLDRGRSRLGGPQRSMALREFESGSS, via the coding sequence TTGCTAACGGTCAAGCTGCGCAAGAAACTGCCCGACTTTACCCTAGAGGTAGAGCTGGAGTGGGAGGGTGGCGTCCTGGCGGTGGTCGGTCCTTCCGGCGCGGGCAAGACCACCTTGCTGGATTGCCTGGCCGGGTTACAGCTTCCCGACGAGGGCCGGATTGTTCTTGACGGCCGAGTGTGGTTCGACTCGCAACGGAGGATAAATCTACCGCCCCAGAAGCGAAGGATCGGCTACGTTTTTCAAGACTATGCCCTTTTTCCCCACCTCACCGTCAGGGAGAACGTGGCCTACGGACTAAGGCGGTATCGGGGTGGGCTTCGCCGGCACCGCCCGGGCGTGGCGGAGGTGCTGGAGGCGCTGCGTCTTACCCACCTTCAGGACCGCTATCCCGCCCTGCTTTCCGGGGGAGAACGGCAACGGGTGGCCCTCGCCCGGGCCTTGGCGGCGGGTCCGGAGTTGGTGTTGCTCGATGAGCCCTGGTGCGCTCTGGACGAAGAGACGCGGGGGGCGGTACGGGCAGAGGTGGTGGGTCTGCAGCGGCGCTGGCGGGTCCCCTTTATTTTGGTTACCCACGACCGGGAGGAAGCGGAAACCCTGGGCGACGCCATTCTGCACCTGGACCGGGGAAGATCCCGGTTGGGCGGGCCGCAAAGGAGCATGGCGTTGCGGGAGTTCGAAAGCGGGAGCTCTTAG
- the modB gene encoding molybdate ABC transporter permease subunit: MLDDWLTPLLLSLRIAAVATAVVFCLGTGVAWAMARWRWPGKQVLDTLFTLPLVLPPTVTGFVLLVLLGRNGPLGRLLGPGGVEILFTWWAGVVASAVVAFPLMYNAARAGLEGVDEALEKAARTLGASEARIFFTVTLPLAWPGLGAGLVLSFARALGEFGATLMVAGNIPGKTQTLPIAVWAAVEVGDMRTAGLLVGIMLVFAFAVVWVSRTGTEGRFGRYRQVRRG, encoded by the coding sequence ATCTTGGACGATTGGCTAACCCCGCTACTCCTTTCTCTGCGTATTGCCGCCGTGGCCACGGCGGTGGTGTTCTGCCTGGGAACCGGCGTAGCCTGGGCTATGGCCAGGTGGCGCTGGCCCGGCAAACAGGTGCTGGATACCCTCTTTACCCTTCCCCTGGTGCTTCCCCCTACGGTTACCGGATTTGTATTGCTGGTTTTGCTGGGTAGGAACGGTCCCTTGGGGCGGCTGCTGGGGCCGGGTGGGGTGGAAATCTTGTTCACCTGGTGGGCAGGGGTGGTCGCCTCGGCGGTGGTAGCCTTTCCCCTCATGTATAACGCCGCCCGGGCCGGCCTGGAGGGCGTGGACGAGGCCCTGGAAAAGGCGGCGCGCACCCTGGGAGCCTCGGAGGCGCGAATTTTCTTCACCGTCACCCTGCCCCTGGCCTGGCCGGGACTGGGAGCGGGGCTAGTGCTCTCCTTTGCCCGGGCCCTGGGCGAGTTCGGCGCCACTTTGATGGTGGCCGGAAACATACCGGGGAAGACCCAGACTTTGCCCATCGCCGTCTGGGCGGCCGTTGAGGTGGGGGACATGCGGACCGCCGGCCTTCTGGTAGGGATCATGCTGGTCTTCGCTTTCGCGGTGGTTTGGGTCAGCCGTACCGGCACGGAGGGGCGTTTCGGTCGGTACCGACAGGTCCGCAGGGGGTGA
- a CDS encoding glycosyltransferase, which produces MPKAMLISMHGDPLARLGGVQSGGQNVYVRQVALGLQRLGWEVDVFSHWQDPATKRQEQLGPRGRVIRLTAGRREFIPKDELYHYVPAFTAELIDYIERDKGRRYDIIHSNYWLSGMAGLSLKEYLGIPQVHTFHSLGSVKARETKRDGLHLFRRLEAEKKIVQAVDYLVATAPEERASLMRDYGARGDQIALIPCGVDPASFHPANREASKAALGLTGKRVALYVGRYEENKGLRTLLAALELLGKGDPSFARDVRVLIVGGDVRDRERLDEELLARGLAGWVAAVGAKPQEKLPLYYRAADVCVMPSYYETFGLVAVEAMACGTPVIASRVGGLKSTVLDGVTGYLVPPRDPGALAARLAEVLGEPSLALHLGQSAARRVQHLFTWPRVVERLSWLYDEVIECSQSHKMISSSF; this is translated from the coding sequence ATGCCGAAGGCGATGCTAATTTCCATGCACGGCGATCCCCTGGCCCGGCTGGGGGGAGTTCAATCGGGCGGCCAGAACGTTTATGTCCGCCAGGTGGCTTTAGGGCTGCAACGCTTAGGCTGGGAGGTGGACGTCTTCAGCCACTGGCAGGACCCCGCTACTAAGCGCCAAGAACAACTTGGCCCCAGGGGCAGAGTTATCCGCCTGACGGCAGGACGAAGGGAGTTTATCCCCAAGGATGAGCTTTATCATTACGTGCCGGCCTTCACGGCGGAACTGATAGATTATATAGAGCGGGACAAAGGGCGGCGGTACGACATCATCCATTCAAATTACTGGCTCTCGGGAATGGCCGGCCTATCCCTCAAGGAATATCTCGGCATTCCCCAGGTGCACACCTTCCATTCCCTGGGCAGTGTAAAGGCCAGGGAAACGAAACGCGACGGGTTGCACCTGTTCCGGCGCCTGGAAGCGGAAAAGAAAATTGTTCAGGCCGTCGACTACTTAGTGGCCACGGCGCCTGAAGAGAGGGCGAGCCTCATGAGGGACTACGGAGCCCGTGGAGACCAGATTGCTCTGATCCCTTGCGGAGTAGACCCCGCATCATTCCATCCCGCGAATCGGGAGGCCAGCAAGGCGGCGCTGGGTCTTACCGGAAAACGAGTGGCGCTTTACGTAGGACGCTACGAGGAGAACAAAGGTCTGAGGACGCTCCTGGCCGCCCTAGAACTACTGGGCAAGGGTGATCCCAGTTTCGCTCGGGACGTGCGCGTGCTGATCGTCGGGGGAGACGTACGGGACAGAGAGCGTCTAGACGAAGAGCTCCTCGCCCGCGGGCTGGCGGGCTGGGTTGCCGCTGTCGGGGCAAAACCCCAGGAGAAGCTGCCGCTTTATTATCGGGCCGCCGATGTCTGTGTTATGCCCTCGTATTACGAGACCTTCGGTCTGGTGGCGGTGGAAGCCATGGCCTGTGGCACCCCGGTTATTGCCAGCCGGGTGGGCGGGCTAAAATCCACCGTACTTGACGGTGTTACAGGCTACCTCGTCCCGCCGCGCGACCCAGGCGCCCTCGCGGCCAGACTTGCGGAGGTATTGGGCGAACCTTCCCTGGCACTTCACCTGGGCCAGTCGGCCGCCCGTCGGGTGCAGCACCTGTTCACCTGGCCTCGCGTGGTGGAAAGGCTCTCCTGGCTCTACGATGAGGTGATAGAATGCAGTCAAAGCCACAAGATGATCTCCTCCTCGTTTTAG
- a CDS encoding HutP family protein — translation MPATSRKVAGAAVRMAITESREEEVRVKKDLASQSIRAAAVDYGGEFATSVSRIVERAVVAAKREGVIRESHVDEGAVAGATREALSQLMVKAMGLNVGGKIGIARQGEHVAVAVFFGVGLLHLDEVAIGLGHRALPGD, via the coding sequence GTGCCGGCCACCAGCAGGAAGGTAGCGGGGGCAGCCGTGCGCATGGCCATTACCGAGAGCCGGGAAGAAGAGGTCCGGGTGAAGAAGGACCTGGCCTCCCAGAGCATCAGAGCCGCGGCGGTGGACTACGGCGGAGAGTTCGCCACATCGGTCAGTAGGATCGTGGAGAGGGCGGTAGTGGCTGCCAAGCGGGAGGGCGTGATCCGCGAGAGCCACGTGGACGAAGGGGCGGTGGCGGGCGCCACCCGCGAGGCGCTGTCGCAGCTGATGGTCAAGGCTATGGGGCTGAACGTAGGCGGCAAGATCGGCATTGCCCGGCAGGGAGAGCATGTGGCGGTGGCAGTGTTCTTCGGCGTGGGCCTGCTCCACCTGGACGAGGTGGCCATCGGCCTGGGCCACCGGGCCCTGCCCGGGGATTAG
- a CDS encoding LysR family transcriptional regulator, with protein sequence MRLRYKLWLEHEELGKAFGDGPLEMLERVERSGSLRQAAAEMGMSYNKAWYLVRRLEKALGFPLLERRAGGWCGGGSVVTPRARELVNRYRRFREEAVRQLEEVYGRHFTDFRWGEPAETDR encoded by the coding sequence TTGAGGCTACGCTATAAGCTATGGCTGGAGCACGAGGAGTTGGGTAAGGCCTTCGGCGACGGCCCGCTGGAGATGCTGGAGCGGGTGGAGCGCTCCGGCTCCCTGCGGCAGGCGGCGGCGGAGATGGGCATGTCCTACAACAAGGCCTGGTACCTGGTGCGCCGGCTGGAGAAGGCGCTGGGCTTCCCCCTCCTGGAGCGGCGCGCCGGGGGCTGGTGCGGAGGCGGCTCGGTGGTTACGCCCAGGGCCCGGGAGCTGGTGAACCGTTACCGTCGCTTCCGAGAAGAGGCGGTGCGGCAGCTGGAAGAAGTGTACGGCCGTCATTTCACCGATTTCCGGTGGGGCGAACCGGCCGAGACCGATCGGTAG
- a CDS encoding HAD family hydrolase → MQSKPQDDLLLVLATDLDDTLVGDPAALAELNSWLALRRRQVFLIYLTGRHALSALNLIGAEALLVPDVLVADAGTTIRYRPQFRRDRVWESRFAERWDPRKIEQIASGIPGLSPQGIRSPWRRSYYLGEEKALALLTEALGCLAVRVVVTGRNVDVLPAAAGKGPALRYLVSRFTLPSEKVFVCGDGGNDLDMLQLNYRGVLVGNGSLPPSLLPPTVYRASKPYAAGILEALRHFGLAP, encoded by the coding sequence ATGCAGTCAAAGCCACAAGATGATCTCCTCCTCGTTTTAGCCACCGATCTTGACGACACCCTGGTCGGGGATCCGGCTGCCCTGGCGGAGCTCAACTCCTGGCTGGCCCTGCGGCGCCGGCAGGTGTTCCTGATTTACCTGACCGGCCGGCATGCCCTTTCCGCGCTGAACCTAATAGGGGCGGAAGCCCTCCTGGTTCCGGACGTTCTGGTTGCCGACGCCGGGACTACTATTCGCTACCGACCGCAGTTTCGTCGCGACCGCGTCTGGGAAAGCCGGTTTGCCGAGCGCTGGGACCCTAGAAAAATAGAACAAATAGCATCGGGTATCCCCGGTCTTTCCCCCCAAGGTATTCGCTCCCCCTGGCGCCGGAGCTATTACCTGGGGGAAGAAAAGGCCCTGGCCTTGCTCACGGAAGCTCTGGGTTGTTTGGCCGTGCGCGTAGTGGTGACAGGCCGCAACGTAGACGTGCTTCCTGCCGCCGCCGGCAAGGGCCCGGCGTTACGCTACCTTGTTTCCCGCTTTACGCTGCCGTCCGAGAAAGTGTTCGTTTGCGGCGACGGCGGTAACGATCTGGACATGCTGCAACTTAACTATCGGGGCGTTCTGGTCGGCAACGGTTCCCTGCCGCCTTCCTTGTTGCCGCCGACGGTCTATCGAGCAAGCAAGCCTTATGCGGCGGGCATTCTTGAGGCCCTTCGCCATTTTGGCCTGGCCCCTTGA
- the cobO gene encoding cob(I)yrinic acid a,c-diamide adenosyltransferase, translated as MAFGAGLVQVYTGEGKGKSTAAFGLALRAWGQGLRVLIVQFMKPGGCGEHRALELFAPRLEVRSFGRSGFVGPQGPQEEDLRLAREALEYARQVMLQQQADLIILDEVLVAVRLGVLTVPELLEFLRQKPETVELVLTGRGAPAEIVERADLVTEMREVKHPYRSGVGPRRGIEY; from the coding sequence TTGGCCTTTGGTGCGGGGCTGGTGCAGGTGTACACCGGCGAGGGAAAGGGCAAGAGCACCGCTGCCTTCGGCCTCGCCCTGCGCGCGTGGGGGCAGGGGCTGAGGGTGCTCATCGTGCAGTTCATGAAGCCGGGTGGCTGCGGCGAGCACCGGGCGCTGGAGCTCTTTGCGCCTCGGTTGGAGGTGCGTTCTTTCGGCCGGTCGGGTTTCGTTGGGCCGCAGGGTCCTCAGGAGGAAGACCTCCGCCTGGCGCGGGAGGCTCTGGAATATGCGCGGCAGGTAATGCTGCAGCAGCAGGCAGACCTGATCATCCTGGACGAGGTCCTGGTGGCGGTTAGGCTCGGGGTGCTGACGGTGCCGGAACTCCTGGAGTTCCTGCGCCAGAAACCGGAAACCGTGGAACTGGTGCTGACCGGCCGGGGAGCGCCGGCGGAGATCGTAGAGCGGGCCGACTTGGTAACCGAAATGCGCGAGGTCAAACATCCCTACCGTTCGGGCGTAGGGCCCCGGCGGGGTATCGAGTACTGA
- the modA gene encoding molybdate ABC transporter substrate-binding protein codes for MAKLAVVWAGLLLVATVLSGCSRPAEPGALTVAAGAGLSEVLPVVGEDFQKAYPKVKVTFTFASGGAIAAQVRQGAPVDAVVFPSGGGHLDALEQEGLILAGSRRLVAEDDLVLAVPTGVELPPDPWSWLAGTEVRRVAIGEPKAVPAGTYALQTLRHLGLAEAVRPKLVYARTVRQALVYVEQGEAEAALVYRSTLHGAERARLAAVAPAQAHDPIRFEAAVVSATRKAEEARLFLDYLSSPDAARVLEAYGLRAAGSAPRAASGGTQP; via the coding sequence ATGGCAAAATTGGCGGTGGTGTGGGCGGGGCTGCTTTTGGTGGCCACCGTTCTCTCCGGGTGTTCCCGGCCGGCGGAGCCCGGAGCCCTCACGGTGGCGGCCGGGGCGGGCCTGAGCGAAGTGCTGCCGGTGGTGGGAGAGGATTTCCAGAAGGCCTACCCCAAAGTCAAGGTTACCTTTACCTTTGCCAGTGGCGGCGCCATCGCCGCCCAGGTGAGGCAGGGCGCGCCGGTGGACGCGGTGGTCTTTCCCTCCGGAGGCGGCCACTTAGACGCCCTGGAGCAGGAGGGTCTTATCCTCGCCGGTTCCAGACGGCTCGTGGCCGAGGACGATCTGGTGTTGGCGGTGCCCACGGGGGTAGAGCTTCCGCCGGACCCCTGGTCCTGGCTGGCGGGGACCGAGGTGCGGCGGGTGGCGATCGGTGAACCTAAGGCGGTTCCGGCCGGAACCTATGCCCTCCAGACCCTGCGTCACCTGGGGCTGGCGGAGGCGGTGCGGCCGAAACTGGTTTACGCGCGCACGGTACGCCAGGCGCTGGTCTACGTGGAGCAGGGGGAGGCCGAGGCGGCGCTGGTCTACCGCAGCACCCTGCACGGCGCGGAAAGGGCTCGGTTGGCGGCGGTGGCGCCGGCGCAGGCGCACGACCCCATCCGGTTTGAGGCGGCGGTGGTGAGCGCTACCCGGAAGGCAGAGGAGGCGCGGCTTTTTCTCGACTATCTGTCCTCGCCGGACGCCGCCCGAGTGCTGGAGGCCTACGGCCTCCGAGCTGCAGGATCTGCACCTAGGGCCGCCTCGGGAGGAACCCAGCCTTGA
- a CDS encoding HDOD domain-containing protein, with translation MEVRLEDLVAKVEDLPALPVVVGQVMRLTEDPDSTAMDLGAVIGRDQALTARVLRLANSAYYGFPRRVGTVTEAVVLLGFNTIRNLVLAASVSNVLLREAPGYQLARGELWRHSLTSAMAARLLARKVRYRGAEEAFVAGLLHDIGKLVLSQYVGETYAQIWERVTQERLPFMEAERATLGFDHAQAGGLVAEKWNLPEALVEAVSLHHQPAAATKQPMLAVLAHAGDALALMLGAGLGADGLNYPLDAEAVAGIGLTEESMEEVLTELADSLADEASYQP, from the coding sequence ATGGAAGTCCGGCTGGAAGATCTGGTGGCCAAAGTCGAAGATCTCCCCGCCCTGCCCGTGGTGGTAGGTCAGGTTATGCGCCTGACCGAGGACCCGGATAGCACGGCGATGGATCTGGGGGCGGTAATCGGGCGCGATCAGGCCCTGACCGCCAGGGTGCTGCGATTGGCCAACTCCGCCTATTACGGCTTTCCCCGGCGGGTGGGCACCGTGACCGAGGCGGTTGTACTGCTGGGGTTTAACACCATTCGGAACCTGGTGCTGGCGGCCTCGGTCAGCAACGTGCTGCTGCGCGAGGCGCCGGGATATCAGCTGGCGCGCGGAGAGTTGTGGCGGCACTCGCTGACCAGCGCCATGGCGGCCAGGCTCCTCGCGCGCAAGGTCCGGTACCGGGGCGCCGAAGAGGCCTTTGTAGCCGGGCTGCTTCACGACATAGGCAAACTGGTACTGTCCCAGTATGTCGGCGAAACCTACGCCCAGATCTGGGAGCGGGTAACGCAGGAGAGATTGCCCTTTATGGAAGCCGAGCGGGCCACGCTCGGCTTCGATCATGCCCAGGCGGGGGGCCTGGTGGCGGAGAAGTGGAATCTCCCCGAGGCCCTGGTAGAGGCCGTAAGCCTCCACCACCAGCCGGCGGCGGCTACAAAGCAACCGATGCTGGCGGTCCTGGCTCATGCCGGCGACGCCCTGGCCCTAATGCTGGGAGCGGGCCTGGGTGCGGACGGGTTGAATTATCCCCTGGACGCGGAGGCAGTAGCCGGCATCGGGCTGACGGAAGAGAGTATGGAGGAGGTTCTTACCGAACTGGCGGACAGCCTGGCGGATGAGGCCTCCTACCAGCCCTAA
- the aroH gene encoding chorismate mutase → MWRWQCSSAWACSTWTRWPSAWATGPCPGISREGEELAKAVRAVRGAVSIAENSAEAIWEGTARLLEELLAVNRLRVEEIISAIFTATPDLDAAFPATAARRLGWQQVPLLGAQELAVPGSPGRIVRVLLHCWVEEGAALRPVYLGEAAALRPDLEP, encoded by the coding sequence ATGTGGCGGTGGCAGTGTTCTTCGGCGTGGGCCTGCTCCACCTGGACGAGGTGGCCATCGGCCTGGGCCACCGGGCCCTGCCCGGGGATTAGCAGGGAGGGAGAAGAACTGGCCAAGGCGGTACGGGCAGTACGGGGGGCGGTCAGTATTGCGGAAAACTCGGCCGAGGCCATATGGGAAGGTACGGCCCGATTATTAGAAGAGTTGCTGGCGGTGAACCGCCTGCGGGTAGAGGAAATCATAAGCGCCATCTTTACCGCCACCCCGGATCTCGACGCCGCCTTTCCGGCCACGGCGGCCCGAAGGCTGGGATGGCAGCAGGTGCCGCTTCTGGGCGCGCAGGAACTGGCGGTTCCCGGGAGCCCGGGGCGGATCGTACGGGTGCTGCTTCACTGCTGGGTGGAGGAAGGGGCCGCCCTACGGCCGGTGTATTTGGGCGAGGCAGCCGCCTTGCGGCCGGATCTGGAGCCTTAG